Proteins from one Flavobacterium branchiarum genomic window:
- a CDS encoding TolC family protein, protein MKKSLNNSKYILIVASAMLLTACSAPRVAEPQKAKALPENFDAKRKKATANQEEFTPLKTASYFKDPELEKLLDKAILQNPDYLILQERILIANSHLKVAKLALLPSFDIVADASGTHYGKYTMDGVGNFDTNLSQNISERQRIATDLTPNLFLAGKVSWEADIWGKLSNRKKAARQRYFASKEGMRLLQTRLLSDIASLYYNLVALDKQAAIYKNNLATQQRALDIVSAQRSVGKATELAVQQFNAQNNNILAEAEQLNLSIDQTEKAILNLLGEYGGTVSRSSDFLSGHLEVLNQKISVDSIIHNRPDVAEAYFELLATNADAKSARAAFFPTVNLGAYGGLNSFSFPTFFDSQSFAWQLLGGISAPIFNKGQIKQDFFVANKKQQISFLNYQNTITVAYNELSALLHRTEAFQDVLTYKSKEIEHLEIAVNVSNDLYVSGYANYLEIISAQKNKLQAELDFVDIQLKNADSQVLLYKALGGGIN, encoded by the coding sequence ATGAAAAAATCACTCAATAACTCAAAATACATTTTAATAGTAGCATCTGCTATGTTGTTAACTGCTTGTTCTGCCCCTAGGGTGGCAGAACCGCAGAAAGCAAAAGCATTACCTGAAAATTTTGATGCTAAACGCAAAAAAGCAACTGCCAATCAGGAAGAGTTTACTCCTCTTAAAACAGCTAGCTACTTTAAAGATCCTGAATTAGAAAAATTATTGGATAAGGCTATTCTTCAAAATCCTGATTATTTAATCCTTCAGGAGAGAATACTAATAGCTAACTCTCATCTAAAAGTAGCAAAACTAGCGTTGTTACCTTCATTTGATATTGTAGCAGATGCATCGGGTACGCATTATGGTAAATATACTATGGATGGTGTAGGTAACTTTGATACTAACCTATCTCAGAATATCTCAGAGAGACAAAGAATTGCTACAGATTTAACTCCAAACTTATTCCTTGCAGGAAAAGTTTCATGGGAAGCTGATATCTGGGGGAAACTTAGCAACCGAAAAAAGGCTGCACGACAAAGGTATTTTGCATCAAAAGAAGGAATGCGATTGCTACAAACTAGATTACTAAGTGATATTGCATCGCTTTATTACAACCTAGTAGCACTAGATAAACAAGCAGCTATTTATAAAAATAACCTAGCAACACAGCAACGCGCTCTTGATATTGTTTCTGCTCAAAGATCAGTCGGGAAAGCTACAGAACTTGCAGTACAACAGTTCAATGCTCAAAACAATAATATTCTTGCTGAGGCTGAACAATTAAACTTGAGTATCGATCAAACTGAAAAAGCGATATTGAACCTACTAGGAGAATACGGTGGAACTGTGAGCAGAAGTAGCGATTTCTTATCAGGACATCTTGAAGTACTAAACCAAAAGATAAGTGTTGATTCTATAATCCATAACAGACCTGATGTAGCCGAAGCATATTTTGAATTATTAGCTACGAATGCAGATGCTAAATCGGCACGTGCTGCTTTTTTTCCAACTGTAAATTTGGGTGCTTATGGAGGTCTTAACTCTTTTTCTTTCCCAACATTTTTTGATAGCCAATCGTTTGCTTGGCAATTACTAGGCGGAATCTCAGCACCAATATTTAACAAAGGACAAATCAAACAAGACTTTTTTGTTGCCAACAAAAAACAACAAATTAGTTTCCTTAATTATCAGAATACGATAACTGTTGCCTATAATGAGCTAAGTGCTTTATTACACAGAACAGAAGCTTTCCAAGATGTTTTAACCTATAAATCAAAAGAGATTGAACACCTTGAAATAGCTGTAAATGTCTCAAATGATCTGTATGTGAGTGGCTATGCTAATTATCTTGAAATAATTAGTGCTCAAAAAAATAAACTTCAAGCCGAATTGGACTTTGTAGATATACAATTAAAAAATGCTGATTCACAAGTTTTATTATATAAAGCTTTGGGCGGAGGAATAAATTAA
- a CDS encoding cytochrome-c peroxidase — translation MKSILFKTLFLILSIGVVHSLLSFSATLSEKITNSNWRELYSKPVNQWPQPTIDKGVVWEEFESLAVDTSYYERLDDPKALLGQMLFFDPKLSGSNQVSCSSCHDPELAWGDGREVSLGNDHLQGKRNTPSLYNIHARKTFFWDGRAATLEEQAQGPITAHHEMNMDPKSLAKKIKKVKGYAVLFQNAYGSTDVSYEKILQSLATFQKTILSKRSRFDAFIDGDYSKLSDEELHGLHLFRTKARCMNCHSGKYFTDESFHNIGLTYYKREYEDLGLYHVTKKAEDVGKFRTPSLRDVMYTGPWMHNGFFDNMTGIVNIYNSGMHMIDPTESEKAADPLFPHTDVLLQPLNLDDDEIVALVAFIKTLSGRQYKMERPQIPR, via the coding sequence ATGAAGTCTATTTTATTTAAAACCCTTTTCTTAATTCTCTCCATTGGCGTTGTTCATTCACTATTGAGTTTTAGTGCTACATTGAGTGAAAAAATAACAAATTCTAATTGGCGTGAACTTTATAGTAAACCAGTAAATCAATGGCCACAGCCTACTATTGACAAAGGTGTAGTTTGGGAAGAATTTGAATCCTTGGCTGTTGACACGAGTTATTATGAAAGATTGGATGATCCCAAAGCGCTATTGGGTCAGATGCTTTTCTTTGATCCCAAACTTTCAGGTTCTAATCAGGTTTCTTGCAGCAGTTGTCATGATCCAGAATTGGCTTGGGGCGATGGGAGAGAAGTCTCTTTAGGAAATGATCATTTGCAAGGAAAGAGAAATACACCGTCTTTGTATAACATCCATGCACGAAAAACATTTTTTTGGGATGGTCGTGCGGCTACTTTAGAAGAGCAGGCGCAGGGACCAATTACTGCTCATCATGAAATGAATATGGATCCGAAGAGTTTGGCTAAAAAAATTAAAAAAGTAAAAGGCTATGCCGTTTTATTCCAAAACGCTTACGGAAGTACCGATGTATCTTATGAAAAAATCCTGCAATCATTGGCTACTTTCCAAAAAACGATACTTAGTAAAAGAAGCCGATTTGATGCTTTTATTGATGGAGATTATTCTAAGTTGTCCGATGAGGAATTACACGGTTTGCATCTTTTTCGTACCAAGGCACGTTGTATGAATTGCCATTCTGGGAAGTATTTTACAGACGAATCATTCCATAATATTGGTCTTACGTATTACAAAAGAGAGTACGAAGATTTGGGATTGTATCATGTTACTAAAAAGGCAGAAGATGTTGGGAAATTCAGAACTCCTTCTCTTCGAGATGTAATGTACACCGGGCCATGGATGCACAATGGTTTTTTTGATAATATGACGGGAATCGTTAATATTTATAATAGCGGGATGCATATGATTGATCCAACAGAGAGTGAGAAAGCAGCCGATCCATTATTTCCACATACAGATGTGCTATTACAGCCTTTAAATCTTGATGATGACGAAATTGTAGCTTTGGTAGCTTTTATTAAAACCCTATCAGGCAGACAGTATAAAATGGAACGTCCACAAATACCGAGATAA